CGTGGACGGGGCCGAGGCGGTCAAGGCCTTCGACCTGGCCTGGGAGGCGGGGAACCCCTACGACGTCCTGTTCCTGGACATCATGATGCCCAACATGAGCGGCCACGAGGCCCTGAACATCATCAGGAGCAAGGAGAAGGAGCGGGGCGTGCCGCTGTCCAGGGAGGTCAAGGTGATCATGACCAGCGCCCTGGACGACGTGAAGAACGTGACCCAGTCCTTTTTCCAGGGCGGGGCGTCGGCCTATCTGGTCAAGCCCATCGAGCGTCGCAAGATCATCGACGAGCTGCGCAAGCTCGAGCTGATCTGAGCCGGGGCGTCAGTCCCGGCAGAGCTGGAGCACCGTCGGCGCGATAAGGTTCAGGGGCACGACCTTGTCTACGCCGCCCAGCTTGATGGCCTCGCCGGGCATGCCGAAGACGACGCAGGACGCCTCGTCCTGGGCCACGGTCACGGCCCCGGCCTCGTGCATCTCGAGCATGGCCTTGGCCCCGTCGTCGCCCATGCCGGTCATGATCACGCCCACGGCGTTCTTGCCGGCGTAGCGGGCGGCCGAGCGGAAGAGCACGTCCACGGACGGACGGTGGCGCGAGACCAGGGGGCCGTCCTTGATCTGGACGTAGTACCGGGCTCCGCTGCGCTTCAGCAGCATGTGCAGGTTGCCCGGCGCGATGAGGGCCTGGCCGCGCAGCACGGTATCGTTGTCCGCGGCCTCCTTGACCGTGATGTCGCACAGAGTGTTGAGCCGCTGGGAAAAGGCGGCCGTGAACTTCTCGGGCATGTGCTGCACGATGACGATGCCCGGACAGTCCACGGGCATGGCCTGCAGCAGGGTCAAGAGGGCCTCCGTGCCACCGGTGGACGCCCCGACCACCAGGACCTTCTCGGTGGTCTGAACCATGGCCTTGGACGCGGGCTTGGGCAGCATCGCGTCGGCCGTGAGCTTCTGGCTGACCTTGAGGGTGCGGGGCACGTACTTCTTCACCTTGGCCTTGGCCGCGGCCTTGACCTCGTCGCACAGCATGATCCGTGACTCCTCCATGAACTGCTTGGTGCCGACCTTGGGCTTCTGGATGACGGACACGGCGCCGTATTCCAGGGCCTTCATGGTCGTTTCGGCATTCTTTTCCGTCAGCGTCGAGCAGATGATGGTCGGGATGGGGTGCTGGCTCATGATCTTCTTCAGGAAGGTGATGCCGTCCATACGCGGCATCTCCACGTCCAGGGACAGCACGTCCGGAACCTGCTCGCGCATGATCTCGGCGGCGGCGAAGGGGTCGCCGGCGGCGCCGATGACCTCGATCTCCGGATCCGAGGAATAGATGGAAGTCAGAGTCTGACGGACCAGGGCCGAGTCGTCGACGATCAGTATGCGGATTTTCGTGCTCATGTTCGTGCGCTCCGGAAACGGGTGGGATGGCCTGATTCTGGGCACTATATATGCAGAATCATGGCGAGTAAATCGTCAATGGGCGCGAAGGGTTCAGACGGCCTGATACAGGGCGTGTCCCAGGTGCCGCAATCCGGGCGCGCGGGACATGCGCACCCCGAGCACCAGAATGCCGCCCGGGGCCAGGTATCCGCGCAGCCTCTGCGCCAGGGCGGTGGCCAGGGCGGGGTGGAAATGGTGCAGGACTTGGCGGCAGACGATGACATCCATGGGTTCGCGCAGGGAAAAGGACTCGAAGATGTCCTGGCAGCGGAAGCTGACGCGGTTGCGCACGCCGGGGCGCAACCGGACCAGATCGTCGGGGGCGGTGCGGCTGCGCAGGAAGTAGCGCTTGGTCAGGGCCACCGGCAGGGAGCTGACCGTGGATGCGGGATAGATCCCCCGCACTGCCTGACCCAGGTTGGCGGGCAGGAAGTCCGTGCCCAGGATGGAGAACTCAAGGCCCGGCAGCCTGGCCGCTTCCTCCAGCAGGGCGATGCACAGGCTGTAGGCGTCGATGCCGCGGTCGCAGCCGGCCACAAGGAAAGACGTCAGCGGCTCCCCGTGGCGGTGGTGGTCGGCCACGATTTCGGCCAGGAAATCGAATTGTCGGGTGTCGTGCAGAAACCCGTGGTCTTTGGACAGGGCGTCGACCAGATAGGGAAGCTCCAGACGCAGGCCCGGACAGAAGGTGTTTTCAGCTGATGACTTCTGCATTGAGAAAAGTTATTGTTTGCAAACTGGAACGGCGTTTCCTCAACCTACACCCCAGGACTTCGTGACGGCAATGCACAAGACCGCGAAAAAAAGGATGTCCCTGCCCCCCAAGGACCTGGAGGGTGTCGAGGACTGCCGGGACATGCCTCACGAGTACCTCCTCGTGGGGCAGGGCGGGGTCTACAAGACTCCGACGGTGGTGCAGACGGTGCTCGGCTCGTGCGTATCCGTGACCATGTACTGCGCCCGGTACCGGTGGGGAGGGATTTTTCACGCCCTGCTGCCGCGCATCGGTGACTTCTCCAAAACCTCGGCGCCTGACGAGCGCTTCCGCTACGTGGACTCGTCCATCAAGGAACTGCTGCGGGAATTCGCCAAGGCGGGCATCTATCCGGACAGCCTGGAGTGCAAGGTGTTCGGCGGGGCCTCGCCCCTGCACCAGAACTGCGACGCCTCGGCCGGCCGGCGCAACGTCGATGCGGCCATGGAGACCCTCGAACGCGAGGGCGTGAGCGTCAGCGCCTCCAGCGTGGGCGGCAACGTGGGCCGCAAACTCTTCTTCCGCACCGACACGGGCCTGGTCCTGCAGAAACGCTTCCAGGTCAAGGCATGCAAGGAGTGCGGGCGCTGAAGCCCGCACATCGCCGTTTTCCCCTCCCCATCCATTCCCATTCGCCAGCCCATGCCATTGCAGGGCAGCAGGGAGTCCGGCGTTTTTCAGCGCGCGAGATACGCGGCGATGAAACCCTCGACCTGGTCGAGGAAGATGGGCCGCGAGAAATGGAACCCCTGGGCGAATTCGCAACCCATCTCCTTGAGGACCTGGTACTGGCGCTCGCTCTCGATGCCTTCGGCCACCACCGACAGGCCCAGGCTGTGGGCCAGGTTGACGATGGTGCGCACGATGACGCGGTTGGCGTGCTGCTCCAGCTGGGTCACAAAGCTGCGGTCGATCTTCAGGGTGTCGATGGGAAAGCGCTGCAGGTAGCTCATGGACGAGTAGCCCGTCCCGAAATCGTCGACCAGGATCGCCACGCCCAGTTCCTTCATGAGCCTGAGCTTCTGGACCGTAATGTCGGGGTTGGTCATGACGTCGCTCTCGGTGATTTCGAGCTTCAGCAGCGACGGGGAGATGCCGTTGGATTGGATGCAGTCGAAGATGTTCTGCACCAGGTCCGGGCTTGAGAACTGGCGGGCCGAAAGGTTGACGGAAATGCTCAGGCCGCTGTCCGGAAAGGTGGTCGCCCACGAGGCCAGGACACTGCAGGACTGTTCCAGGACCCACTGTCCGATGGGCAGGATGAGGCCGGTCTGTTCGGCGATGGGGATGAACTCCGCCGGCGAGACCCAGTCCCGGTCCGCGGGCTTCCAGCGCAGCAGGGCCTCGAAGCCGGTCAGGACCGGCTCCTCGCCGATGGCGAAGATGGGCTGTAGGGCCAGATGCAGTTCGTTGTCGCGGATGGCGTTGCGCAGCCTGCTTTCCGTGTCCATCTTGCGCAGGGCCTTGTCCTGCATTTCATGGGCGTAGAAGCGCAGCTGGTCCGGCCCCTGTTCCTGGGCGTGGCGCAGGGCTATGTTGGCGCCCTGCAGGTAGTTTTCGGGCGTTTCGTAATCGCTCGGGCCGAAAAGGGCACCGAGGCAGGCGCTCAGGTGCAGGGCGTGCCCCTCGATGATCAGGGGGCGGTTCAGGGCGGCCTTGATCTTCTTAATGGCGGTTACGGCGCTTTTCTTGGACGGCAGTTCTTCGAGCAGGACCACGAATTCGTCGTCGCCGAGCCGGGCCACGGTGTCGATGGACGATACCTCGTCCTGCAGGATGCGGCCGATGGTCTTCAGGAGCGTGTCGCCGACAAAATGCCCGAGGCTGTCGTTGATGTCCTTGAAGCGGTCGACATCAACCTGCACGACGGCGAAAAGATAGTCCTCGCGCACCCTGGCGCGGTCCATGGCCTGCTTGATGCGGTCCAGGCACAGGGCGCGGTTGGGCAGGTTGGTCAGTGCGTCGTGGAAGGTGCGGTGCTGCAGCCGCTTTTCGGCGTCCTTGCGGGCTGTGGTGTCCTCGAAGATGGCCGCCACCTGACGTTCCTGGGGGCTGAAGGCCACGATGGAGAAATGCCGGCCCAGAAAGGCGGCGAAGCCGTCGAAGCGGATGGACTGGCGGCTTATGGCGGTCTTGCCCAGGACGTCTATCCAGAAGGGCTCGACCCTGTCGGAAAGCTCACGCAGGCTGCGGCCGACGATGTCCTGGGCAGGCAGCTCGAAGAAATTGGCGAAGGCCGGATTGACGTCGAGCAGCACGAGGTCCACGGGCCGCCCCGCGTCGTTCAGGATCACCTCGTGCAGGGCGAAGCCGTTGAGCATGGAGTTGAAGAGCAGCCGGTACTGCTGCTCGCTCTTCTGCAGGGCCTGGGTGGCGGCGTGCTTGTAGAGGGCGATCTCGATGGCCACATGCAGGTCGCGCGGTTTGGCGGGCTTGATGATGTAGCCGAAGGTCTCGGTGATCTTCGCGCGGCCCAGGGTCTCCTCGTCGTCATGGCCCGTGAGGAAGATGATGGGGATCTGACTCTTTTCGAGGATCTTCTGGGCGGCCTCGATGCCGTCCATGCGGCCTTCGAGGAAGATGTCCATGAGGATGAGGGCCGGCTCCTGCCGGGCTACGGTCTCGACGGCCTCCTCGCCGGAAGCGACGATGCCCTGGACCGCGTACCCGAGCTGCTGCAGGCGCTGCTGCATGTCGAAGGCGACGATGACGTTGTCCTCGACGAGCAGGATGGAAGGTTTGTTCCGCCGCGTTTCCGGAGAGGAGGGCGAATCAGCGAACGTACTCTGCATGATGGTCCGGAAATCCTTGGGAAAGTGTTCGGTGTCACTGAAACGTATGCCTCTTTCCGCAGGCCCAGACAAGCATTTTCTGGAAACCAAGGACCAGAGCGTCTGTAGCGGGGAAAATCCGCATCAGGGGAAGACGGTTACGAGTTGCTGAGAAGCCTCAATGGTGCCCCGGGTGTGCCCACTGGTCATGGCGGACCATCAAATCCACTTCTTGCGTTTGAAAAACAGCACCATGCCGACGCCTACACCGGCCATGACCAGCCAGATCAGATAATATCCCCATGGCCATTTCAACTCGGGCATGTGTTCGAAATTCATTCCATAAACTCCGACGATAAACGTCAGCGGAATGAAAATGGTCGCGATTATCGTAAGCACCTTCATGATTTCGTTCATGTGGTTGCTGACACTCGAAAGATAGGTGTCATGCATGCCGCCCAAAAGGTCCCGGAAGGTTTCCACCATATCGATGACCTGGATCGTGTGATCGTAGAGGTCGCGAAGAAAAATGCGGGTTTCATGATGAATGAGCGGTGATTCGCTTTTTTCGATAGCGCCCACTTCCTCTCTCAGTGGCCAAACCGCTTTGCGCAAAACCAGTATCTCGCGTTTGAGGCGGTGAATTTCCTGCACGTCATCAGGCTGGGGATCAGCCAGGAGACGGTCGTCGATATCCTCGATAAAATCGCCGATCCGCTCGACGGCGAGGAAATAATGATCAACCACGGCATCCATCAGGACATAGGCGAGATAATCGGACGGCATCGCCCGTATCCGGCCTTTTGCAGACCGGATGCGCGCACGAACCGTATCGAAGACATCCCCCTCGTTTTCGAGAAAGGAGATGACGTAGTTCTTGCCCAGAATGAGGCTGACATGTTCGACGTCCACGGAATTGGCGGTTTCGCTGTAGCTCATCATTTTCAGGACGATGAACAGATAGTCGGGAAAGATCTCCGCCTTGGGGCGCTGGTTGGTGTTGACGAGGTCTTCGATGGTCAGGGGGTGGAGATTGAAGCGCTTGCCGATCAGTTCGATCATCCCGAGATCGTGAAGGCCGATGACGTTTATCCAGGTCACCGTTTCCGATTGGGCCAGAAGCGTGCATTGCTCCACGGTTGTGTCCGGAAATTCATTGAGGGCGGCATCGTCGTAGTCGATGATGTCTATTCGTGTTGTTTCCCGCTTGCGTTCCCCGATGAAGACCGGCGTCCCAGGGGCCAATCCGGATTTTGTGCTCTGCCGTCTGACATTTTTCCGCTTTTGTCTCTTGCTCATGCGGTCTCCTTGCTGGCGCGGATTCATGTTCCCCGCAATATGGTTCCTCGCGTCGGGACGTTGGTCGCCAATCCCTCCGCTGTGCTGTGGAGGGTCCGATACGGCGGCACATGAAGGTCGTCATTCCGGAGCCAAACAGTGAAATGCTGGTTCCCGGTCGCCTTGTATTACCGGAAAAGAGTGCAAAAAAAATAGGGCTTGGATTTTTTATATCCAAGCCCTTGATTTTTATGGTCGGGATGAGAGGATTTGAACCTCCGGTCTCTGCGTCCCGAACGCAGCGCTCTACCAGACTGAGCCACATCCCGAATGAGGAAATGGCATCTACCCAAGATGGTTTTTCTTGGCAAGGATTATTTTCATCCTTGCCCTGTGTTGTCAGGTCATTGTTTTTCAAATACGAAAATGGCGTGTTCCAACGTCAACGGCTTCGGCGAGGCCGGCCCGGGAAGGGCGGTCTGGCTGGAGAGGTGGGAAGATGACTTCTTCGTTTCACGTGCTGGTGGTGGACGACGAGCCTGCCCTGAGGGAAATCTGCGAGGAGGCCCTCGGCGGCGCGGGGTATCGCGTCACCCTGGCCGCCAACGGGCAGGAAGCCCTGGCCAAGGCCTGCGAGCGCTGTT
This genomic interval from Desulfomicrobium escambiense DSM 10707 contains the following:
- a CDS encoding response regulator, with product MRILIVEDDFVGRKIMHKLLMEYGECDIAVDGAEAVKAFDLAWEAGNPYDVLFLDIMMPNMSGHEALNIIRSKEKERGVPLSREVKVIMTSALDDVKNVTQSFFQGGASAYLVKPIERRKIIDELRKLELI
- a CDS encoding CheR family methyltransferase; protein product: MQKSSAENTFCPGLRLELPYLVDALSKDHGFLHDTRQFDFLAEIVADHHRHGEPLTSFLVAGCDRGIDAYSLCIALLEEAARLPGLEFSILGTDFLPANLGQAVRGIYPASTVSSLPVALTKRYFLRSRTAPDDLVRLRPGVRNRVSFRCQDIFESFSLREPMDVIVCRQVLHHFHPALATALAQRLRGYLAPGGILVLGVRMSRAPGLRHLGHALYQAV
- a CDS encoding chemotaxis protein CheD, translating into MSLPPKDLEGVEDCRDMPHEYLLVGQGGVYKTPTVVQTVLGSCVSVTMYCARYRWGGIFHALLPRIGDFSKTSAPDERFRYVDSSIKELLREFAKAGIYPDSLECKVFGGASPLHQNCDASAGRRNVDAAMETLEREGVSVSASSVGGNVGRKLFFRTDTGLVLQKRFQVKACKECGR
- a CDS encoding putative bifunctional diguanylate cyclase/phosphodiesterase; this encodes MQSTFADSPSSPETRRNKPSILLVEDNVIVAFDMQQRLQQLGYAVQGIVASGEEAVETVARQEPALILMDIFLEGRMDGIEAAQKILEKSQIPIIFLTGHDDEETLGRAKITETFGYIIKPAKPRDLHVAIEIALYKHAATQALQKSEQQYRLLFNSMLNGFALHEVILNDAGRPVDLVLLDVNPAFANFFELPAQDIVGRSLRELSDRVEPFWIDVLGKTAISRQSIRFDGFAAFLGRHFSIVAFSPQERQVAAIFEDTTARKDAEKRLQHRTFHDALTNLPNRALCLDRIKQAMDRARVREDYLFAVVQVDVDRFKDINDSLGHFVGDTLLKTIGRILQDEVSSIDTVARLGDDEFVVLLEELPSKKSAVTAIKKIKAALNRPLIIEGHALHLSACLGALFGPSDYETPENYLQGANIALRHAQEQGPDQLRFYAHEMQDKALRKMDTESRLRNAIRDNELHLALQPIFAIGEEPVLTGFEALLRWKPADRDWVSPAEFIPIAEQTGLILPIGQWVLEQSCSVLASWATTFPDSGLSISVNLSARQFSSPDLVQNIFDCIQSNGISPSLLKLEITESDVMTNPDITVQKLRLMKELGVAILVDDFGTGYSSMSYLQRFPIDTLKIDRSFVTQLEQHANRVIVRTIVNLAHSLGLSVVAEGIESERQYQVLKEMGCEFAQGFHFSRPIFLDQVEGFIAAYLAR
- the corA gene encoding magnesium/cobalt transporter CorA codes for the protein MSKRQKRKNVRRQSTKSGLAPGTPVFIGERKRETTRIDIIDYDDAALNEFPDTTVEQCTLLAQSETVTWINVIGLHDLGMIELIGKRFNLHPLTIEDLVNTNQRPKAEIFPDYLFIVLKMMSYSETANSVDVEHVSLILGKNYVISFLENEGDVFDTVRARIRSAKGRIRAMPSDYLAYVLMDAVVDHYFLAVERIGDFIEDIDDRLLADPQPDDVQEIHRLKREILVLRKAVWPLREEVGAIEKSESPLIHHETRIFLRDLYDHTIQVIDMVETFRDLLGGMHDTYLSSVSNHMNEIMKVLTIIATIFIPLTFIVGVYGMNFEHMPELKWPWGYYLIWLVMAGVGVGMVLFFKRKKWI
- a CDS encoding protein-glutamate methylesterase/protein-glutamine glutaminase, giving the protein MSTKIRILIVDDSALVRQTLTSIYSSDPEIEVIGAAGDPFAAAEIMREQVPDVLSLDVEMPRMDGITFLKKIMSQHPIPTIICSTLTEKNAETTMKALEYGAVSVIQKPKVGTKQFMEESRIMLCDEVKAAAKAKVKKYVPRTLKVSQKLTADAMLPKPASKAMVQTTEKVLVVGASTGGTEALLTLLQAMPVDCPGIVIVQHMPEKFTAAFSQRLNTLCDITVKEAADNDTVLRGQALIAPGNLHMLLKRSGARYYVQIKDGPLVSRHRPSVDVLFRSAARYAGKNAVGVIMTGMGDDGAKAMLEMHEAGAVTVAQDEASCVVFGMPGEAIKLGGVDKVVPLNLIAPTVLQLCRD